From Brassica oleracea var. oleracea cultivar TO1000 chromosome C3, BOL, whole genome shotgun sequence, a single genomic window includes:
- the LOC106330691 gene encoding uncharacterized protein LOC106330691 codes for MMQKLLQGQQVQVKALNQVTTEINTRMDNMFTELNSKYDAIASYIRQMDVQITQTAETIKRQQGTLPGKTDKNPKDRNAVELRNGRHLSDPIPKKLTAQEKGKQKEGEQPPFEDVYDDEHELEKPTVAERVAPTTQDQHVTTRVYTPKVPYTVLAKKSRKDCEEMKCKKMLEELNVKLSIMDAIQMIPSMRSLLKGLISGKTSADSDIMMVSKECSAVLQNRTVRKLEDPGKFVLSVWIGKTVFACSLCDLGSSVNLMPYSVAKRMGLTNFKPTRISLVFADRSVKLPVGVLEDLQVQIDDTTVPADFVVLELEDEPKDPLILGRPFLCTAGAIIDVRNGRIDLQLGDIVMNFEMDELLKCWMVRTS; via the coding sequence ATGATGCAAAAACTTTTGCAAGGTCAACAGGTTCAAGTAAAAGCACTGAACCAGGTTACAACCGAGATAAACACTCGGATGGACAACATGTTCACGGAATTGAATTCCAAATACGATGCTATAGCAAGCTACATAAGGCAGATGGACGTTCAGATAACTCAAACTGCTGAAACAATAAAAAGGCAGCAGGGAACACTTCCAGGAAAAACAGACAAGAATCCCAAGGACCGTAACGCAGTAGAACTAAGAAATGGAAGACATCTATCAGATCCTATCCCCAAGAAGCTCACTGCTCAAGAGAAGGGAAAACAGAAAGAAGGAGAACAACCTCCGTTTGAGGATGTCTACGACGACGAACATGAACTGGAAAAGCCAACAGTCGCAGAACGAGTAGCTCCCACGACGCAAGATCAGCATGTTACCACTCGCGTCTACACTCCAAAAGTTCCCTACACAGTCCTTGCTAAGAAATCACGCAAAGATTGCGAAGAGATGAAGTGCAAGAAGATGCTAGAAGAGTTGAATGTTAAGTTATCTATCATGGACGCTATTCAGATGATCCCTTCAATGCGCAGTCTTTTGAAAGGGCTGATCTCCGGGAAGACCTCTGCAGACAGTGACATCATGATGGTCTCGAAAGAATGCAGCGCAGTCCTTCAAAACAGAACAGTCAGGAAATTGGAAGATCCTGGAAAATTTGTCCTATCGGTTTGGATTGGGAAAACAGTCTTCGCTTGCTCTTTATGCGACCTAGGTTCCAGTGTGAATCTCATGCCCTACTCAGTTGCAAAACGCATGGGACTAACCAATTTCAAACCAACCAGGATTTCATTGGTGTTCGCAGACAGATCAGTCAAGTTGCCAGTAGGTGTTCTCGAAGACCTGCAAGTTCAAATTGATGACACCACTGTTCCAGCAGATTTCGTGGTTCTGGAGCTCGAAGATGAACCGAAAGACCCTCTCATTCTGGGCCGACCTTTCCTATGCACAGCTGGTGCAATCATTGATGTCCGCAATGGAAGGATCGATCTCCAACTGGGAGATATTGTGATGAATTTTGAGATGGACGAGCTGCTCAAATGTTGGATGGTCAGAACTTCATGA